From Mytilus galloprovincialis chromosome 9, xbMytGall1.hap1.1, whole genome shotgun sequence, the proteins below share one genomic window:
- the LOC143044703 gene encoding uncharacterized protein LOC143044703 translates to MENIKRILSAFTIINVLQGIACEDDSFTGVVAASTVAGVLFCLVILAAVIFAIWRDAYKKVQLKRGRFKVPRAWIEQERLAKIEKRKKFKRQMKEQIKQKHAIKDKQNGDLDMEMNNLHRTRPQIPGSWRRELRHPNGYIVKEVPTLQRTVVIDNQQVVVDVVDNDSALWQRVNNPSGIRYSSLTNPSTAIPVSSRSDGDSSSVSSASTARVKDKDKHSSVYIEAEVIEASIDFTNDGVIGDDRELQERVTAF, encoded by the exons ATGGAAAATATTAAACGGATTTTATCAGCTTTTACAATTATAAACGTTCTTCAAG GTATTGCCTGTGAAGATGACTCATTTACCGGAGTTGTAGCAGCCTCAACAGTTGCTGGGGTTCTGTTCTGTCTTGTGATATTAGCAGCTGTAATTTTTGCGAtttg GAGAGATGCATATAAAAAGGTACAGTTAAAACGGGGACGTTTTAAGGTTCCAAGAGCATGGATAGAACAAGAAAGATTAGCAAAGatagagaaaagaaaaaaattcaagcGTCAGatgaaagaacaaataaaacaaaaacatgcaataaaagataaacaaaatggagATTTGGATATGGAAATGAACAATTTGCACAGGACACGCCCACAGATACCTGGATCATGGCGCAGAG aattAAGACATCCAAATGG gtaTATAGTAAAAGAAGTACCAACTTTACAG AGAACCGTAGTTATAGATAATCAGCAAGTCGTTGTTGACGTAGTTGACAACGATAGTGCACTCTGGCAGAGAGTTAATAACCCATCTGGTATCCGTTATTCATCACTGACAAATCCGTCTACAGCGATACCAGTATCATCTCGGAGTGACGGAGATAGTTCGAGTGTATCGTCTGCTTCAACAGCAAGAgtaaaagataaagacaaacacTCGTCTGTGTATATAGAAGCTGAAGTGATAGAAGCCAGCATAGATTTCACAAATGATGGTGTCATTGGTGATGATAGGGAATTACAAGAGAGAG TTACAGCCTTCTGA